One genomic segment of Amycolatopsis sp. Hca4 includes these proteins:
- a CDS encoding error-prone DNA polymerase — protein sequence MGWNNPPVRWKDLARTLAGGLPPGDHGDSPAWGRRREGYRKPDDLPTRRNDDGAEAVRVPYAELHCHSNFSFLDGASHPEELVEEAARLQLDAIALTDHDGMYGVVRFAEAARELGVDTVFGTELSFGLHGPQNGVPDPEGEHLLLLARGDQGYRALCRAITAGQIHHQAEKGRPIYDLGAVAEEVAGQCVVLTGCRKGAVRSALVTHGPAAAAEKLEELIDRFGHDNVYVELTDHRQPLDSTHNDLLTQLANELKLPTVATTAAHYARPERAPLADALAAIRARRGIDELEGWLPAAGTAFLRSGAEMDVLFRRYPGAVRRSALLGMECAFPLKLIAPELPPFDVPEGYTETTYLRKLTEEGARERFKGKAHEEKAQEQIKHELAIIEELGFPGYFLIVWDIVRFCKDNNILCQGRGSAANSAVCYALGITNVDSVAYELLFERFLAPDRDGYPDIDLDIESDRREEAIQYVFRKHGRLRTAQVANVITYRARSAVRDAARALGYSPGQQDAWSKQIDRWGSLQHTEKDHDHNIPDEVLQLAFALEDFPRHLGIHSGGMVMCAEPVSQVVPVEWARMADRSVIQWEKEDCAAAGLVKFDLLGLGMLSALHYMIDLVAEYKGETVDLAELDLADEKIYDMLCRADAIGVFQVESRAQLATLPRLQPREFYDLAVEVALIRPGPIQGGSVHPYIRRKQGREKWTYDHPLLEKALYKTKGVPLFQEQMMQIALDVANFTAAEADQLRHAMGSKRSDRKMDRLRQRFLEGAAANGVDDELAQKIFLKLKAFANFGFPESHALSFAHLVFSSAYFKLYHPDAFLAGLLRAQPMGFYSPQSLVADARRHGVTVHGPDINRSLPHATLEAGAGPFHDVRTGLGTVRRIGEDLAKRIVAERLDNGEFRDLADVARRVRLTTPQIEALATAGAFAGFGGDRRQALWTAGAVAGERPEKLPGLVGAPAPVLPGMDGLDVAAADVWATGVSPDSYPTEFIRDRLDELGVVPASGLADLDDGARVLIGGAVTHRQRPATAGGVTFLNIEDETGMVNVICTLGLWQRYHRVARSSPALLIRGVVEKADGVVSVLAHRVEPLPMRIKAKSRDFK from the coding sequence ATGGGCTGGAACAACCCGCCCGTCCGCTGGAAGGACCTCGCCCGCACCCTCGCCGGCGGCCTCCCTCCCGGCGACCACGGTGACAGCCCCGCCTGGGGCCGTCGCCGCGAGGGCTACCGAAAACCCGACGACCTCCCCACCCGGCGGAACGACGATGGCGCCGAGGCCGTCCGCGTCCCCTACGCCGAACTCCACTGCCACTCCAACTTCAGCTTCCTCGACGGTGCCAGCCACCCCGAGGAACTCGTCGAAGAGGCCGCCCGCCTGCAGCTCGACGCCATCGCCCTCACCGATCACGACGGCATGTACGGTGTCGTGCGCTTTGCCGAGGCCGCGCGGGAACTCGGCGTCGACACCGTCTTCGGCACCGAACTCAGCTTCGGCCTCCACGGCCCGCAGAACGGCGTCCCCGACCCCGAAGGCGAGCACCTCCTCCTGCTCGCCCGCGGCGACCAGGGCTACCGCGCGCTCTGCCGCGCCATCACCGCCGGCCAGATCCACCACCAGGCCGAAAAAGGACGTCCGATCTACGACCTCGGCGCGGTCGCCGAGGAGGTCGCCGGGCAGTGCGTCGTCCTGACCGGCTGCCGCAAGGGCGCCGTGCGCTCGGCCCTCGTCACGCACGGTCCGGCCGCCGCCGCCGAAAAACTCGAAGAACTCATCGACCGCTTCGGCCACGACAACGTCTACGTCGAGCTCACCGATCACCGCCAGCCCCTGGACAGCACCCACAACGACCTCCTGACGCAGCTCGCGAACGAACTGAAGCTCCCGACCGTCGCCACCACCGCCGCCCACTACGCGCGGCCCGAACGCGCTCCGCTCGCCGATGCCCTCGCCGCCATCCGGGCGCGGCGGGGGATCGACGAACTCGAAGGCTGGCTGCCCGCCGCCGGCACGGCTTTCCTCCGCAGCGGCGCCGAAATGGACGTCCTGTTCCGGCGGTACCCCGGCGCGGTCCGCCGCTCCGCCCTGCTCGGCATGGAATGCGCGTTCCCGCTGAAGCTGATCGCCCCCGAGCTGCCGCCCTTCGACGTCCCCGAGGGCTACACCGAGACCACCTACCTCCGGAAACTCACCGAAGAAGGCGCGCGGGAACGTTTCAAAGGCAAGGCCCACGAGGAAAAAGCGCAAGAGCAGATCAAGCACGAGCTCGCCATCATCGAAGAGCTCGGCTTCCCCGGCTACTTCCTGATCGTCTGGGACATCGTCCGCTTCTGCAAGGACAACAACATCCTCTGCCAGGGCCGCGGTTCGGCCGCGAACTCGGCCGTCTGCTACGCGCTCGGCATCACCAACGTCGACTCCGTCGCCTACGAACTGCTCTTCGAACGCTTCCTCGCCCCGGACCGCGACGGCTACCCCGACATCGACCTCGACATCGAGTCCGACCGCCGCGAGGAGGCCATCCAGTACGTCTTCCGGAAACACGGCCGCCTCAGGACCGCCCAGGTCGCGAACGTGATCACCTACCGGGCCCGGTCCGCCGTCCGCGACGCCGCCCGCGCACTGGGTTACTCGCCGGGCCAGCAGGACGCCTGGAGCAAGCAGATCGACCGCTGGGGTTCCCTGCAGCACACCGAAAAGGACCACGACCACAACATCCCCGACGAGGTCTTGCAACTCGCCTTCGCCCTCGAAGACTTCCCGCGGCACCTGGGCATCCACTCCGGCGGGATGGTCATGTGCGCCGAGCCGGTGAGCCAGGTCGTCCCGGTCGAGTGGGCGCGGATGGCCGACCGCAGCGTGATCCAGTGGGAGAAGGAGGACTGCGCCGCCGCCGGGCTGGTCAAGTTCGACCTGCTCGGCCTCGGCATGCTGTCCGCGCTGCACTACATGATCGACCTCGTCGCGGAGTACAAGGGCGAAACGGTCGACCTGGCCGAGCTCGACCTCGCCGACGAAAAGATCTACGACATGCTGTGCCGCGCCGACGCGATCGGCGTCTTCCAGGTGGAGAGCCGTGCCCAGCTGGCGACGCTGCCGCGGCTGCAGCCCCGCGAGTTCTACGACCTCGCCGTCGAAGTCGCGCTGATCCGGCCCGGCCCCATCCAGGGTGGCTCGGTGCACCCGTACATCCGCCGCAAGCAGGGCCGCGAGAAGTGGACCTACGACCACCCGCTGCTCGAAAAGGCCCTGTACAAGACCAAAGGCGTCCCGCTGTTCCAGGAACAGATGATGCAGATCGCGCTGGACGTCGCGAACTTCACCGCGGCGGAGGCCGACCAGCTGCGGCACGCGATGGGCTCGAAGCGTTCGGACCGCAAGATGGACCGGCTGCGGCAGCGGTTCCTCGAAGGCGCCGCGGCGAACGGCGTCGACGACGAGCTCGCGCAGAAGATCTTCCTGAAGCTCAAGGCGTTCGCCAACTTCGGCTTTCCCGAAAGCCATGCGCTCAGCTTCGCGCACCTGGTCTTCTCCAGCGCCTACTTCAAGCTCTACCACCCGGACGCGTTCCTGGCGGGCCTGCTGCGCGCGCAGCCGATGGGCTTCTACTCACCGCAGTCGCTGGTCGCCGACGCGCGGCGCCACGGCGTCACCGTGCACGGCCCGGACATCAACCGCAGCCTCCCGCACGCCACCCTGGAGGCGGGCGCCGGGCCGTTCCACGACGTGCGCACCGGGCTGGGCACCGTGCGCCGGATCGGCGAGGACCTCGCGAAGCGGATCGTGGCCGAGCGGCTGGACAACGGCGAATTCCGCGACCTCGCCGACGTCGCCCGCCGCGTCCGGCTGACCACGCCGCAGATCGAGGCGCTGGCCACGGCGGGCGCGTTCGCCGGCTTCGGCGGGGATCGCCGGCAGGCGCTGTGGACAGCGGGTGCGGTCGCCGGCGAACGCCCGGAGAAGCTGCCCGGGCTGGTCGGCGCGCCGGCTCCGGTGCTGCCGGGGATGGACGGGCTCGACGTCGCGGCGGCGGACGTCTGGGCCACCGGGGTGTCGCCCGACAGCTACCCGACCGAGTTCATCCGCGACCGCCTCGACGAGCTCGGCGTCGTCCCGGCGAGCGGCCTGGCGGACCTCGACGACGGCGCGCGCGTGCTGATCGGCGGCGCGGTCACGCACCGCCAGCGCCCGGCGACCGCGGGCGGCGTCACCTTCCTCAACATCGAGGACGAAACGGGGATGGTCAACGTGATCTGCACGCTCGGCCTCTGGCAGCGCTACCACCGCGTCGCGCGCAGCAGCCCGGCGCTGCTGATCCGCGGGGTGGTGGAGAAGGCGGACGGCGTGGTCAGCGTCCTCGCCCACCGCGTCGAGCCGCTGCCGATGCGCATCAAGGCCAAGTCACGGGACTTCAAGTGA
- a CDS encoding DNA polymerase Y family protein, with protein sequence MLVLWCPDWPAVAAAVGGVSVDQPVGVFSANRVVACNAVARRNGVRRGMRRRDAQSNCPELAVFAADDGRDARLFEAVARAVEGLVVGVEVVRPGLVAVPVDGAAGYFGGEHALVERLLDEVAAAAGVECQVGVAEGLFAATLAARCGGEFVEPGRAADFLAALPVTELDQPGADRAELVDLLRRLGLKTLGAFAALSERDVANRFGSAGLLAHRLARGRSERPPLRRRPPPELTLAEEFDPVVERVDVAAFLAKGLATRFCAALAGHGLACTRLGIYAVTEDGEHLGRAWRCAEPLTPAGVADRVRWQFEGWLRAAPGQRPTSGVVRLRLEPEEVVEGRSLQLDLWRNGGSDEDDRRAARAFVRVQGLLGPEGVVTPVLDGGRDPAGQVRLVPWGDPRERTTPPDATWPGRLPSPSPATVLVRPVPAQVFDDGGRAVGITERDQLTSPPSRLTIAGGAGREVVAWAGPWPLMGDRRRPGPRRARLQLVLAGEGDEPPEAVLLHCAGTENPLWTVEGVYD encoded by the coding sequence ATGCTCGTCCTGTGGTGTCCGGACTGGCCCGCCGTCGCCGCCGCTGTCGGTGGTGTCTCCGTCGACCAGCCCGTTGGTGTCTTCAGCGCGAACCGGGTCGTCGCCTGCAACGCCGTCGCGCGGCGGAACGGTGTCCGGCGGGGGATGCGGCGGCGGGATGCCCAGTCGAACTGTCCCGAACTTGCCGTCTTCGCCGCCGATGACGGGCGGGATGCGCGGCTGTTCGAAGCCGTCGCGCGGGCCGTCGAAGGGCTCGTTGTCGGGGTCGAGGTTGTCCGGCCCGGGCTGGTTGCCGTTCCCGTCGACGGGGCCGCCGGCTACTTCGGCGGGGAACACGCGCTCGTCGAACGGCTTCTCGACGAGGTCGCCGCCGCGGCCGGGGTCGAGTGTCAGGTCGGGGTGGCCGAAGGGCTCTTCGCCGCGACGCTCGCCGCTCGGTGCGGGGGTGAGTTCGTCGAACCCGGACGGGCCGCCGACTTCCTCGCCGCGCTCCCGGTCACCGAGCTCGACCAGCCCGGCGCCGACCGCGCCGAACTCGTCGACCTGCTGCGCCGCCTCGGGTTGAAGACGCTCGGGGCCTTCGCCGCTCTGTCGGAGCGTGACGTCGCCAACCGCTTCGGGTCAGCCGGGTTGCTCGCCCACCGGCTGGCGCGCGGGCGCTCGGAACGGCCGCCGCTGCGTCGGCGGCCGCCGCCCGAACTCACCCTCGCCGAGGAGTTCGACCCCGTTGTCGAGCGCGTCGACGTCGCCGCGTTCCTCGCCAAGGGCCTCGCGACGCGCTTCTGCGCGGCCCTCGCCGGGCACGGCCTCGCCTGCACACGGCTCGGCATCTACGCCGTCACGGAAGACGGCGAACACCTCGGCCGCGCGTGGCGGTGCGCCGAACCGCTGACTCCCGCCGGCGTCGCCGATCGCGTGCGCTGGCAGTTCGAAGGCTGGCTGCGGGCCGCGCCCGGGCAGCGCCCGACGTCCGGGGTCGTGCGGCTGCGGCTGGAACCCGAGGAGGTCGTCGAGGGGCGGTCGCTGCAGCTCGACCTCTGGCGCAACGGCGGCTCCGACGAAGACGACCGGCGCGCGGCCCGCGCGTTCGTGCGGGTCCAGGGCCTGCTCGGGCCCGAAGGCGTGGTCACCCCGGTGCTCGACGGCGGCCGCGACCCCGCGGGCCAGGTCCGGCTGGTGCCGTGGGGCGACCCGCGCGAGCGGACGACGCCGCCGGACGCGACCTGGCCGGGACGGCTGCCGTCGCCGTCCCCGGCGACGGTCCTCGTCCGGCCGGTCCCGGCGCAGGTCTTCGACGACGGTGGCCGCGCCGTCGGGATCACCGAGCGCGACCAGCTGACGTCGCCCCCGAGCCGGCTCACGATCGCGGGCGGCGCGGGGCGCGAGGTCGTGGCCTGGGCGGGCCCGTGGCCCCTGATGGGCGACCGACGGCGGCCGGGGCCGCGCAGGGCGCGGTTGCAGCTGGTGCTGGCCGGCGAAGGGGACGAGCCACCCGAAGCGGTGCTGCTGCACTGCGCAGGCACGGAAAATCCACTGTGGACGGTCGAGGGAGTGTACGACTGA
- a CDS encoding GNAT family N-acetyltransferase: MEPIDARPGDVPELLVLQRCCWVQEAVLNDTLDIPALHETLEDVRDWTKTWSVWVLRQDHRLVGAVRARLDGDSWEIGRLMVAPDLAGRGLGRRLLAHAEAHAPAEARRFALFTGARSARNIALYQRAGYRLTDAPAASGHIRGAVYLEKDVTLSEKSGPAA, encoded by the coding sequence GTGGAGCCCATCGACGCCCGCCCCGGAGACGTCCCGGAACTGCTGGTCCTGCAACGCTGCTGCTGGGTCCAGGAAGCCGTCCTCAACGACACCCTCGACATCCCCGCGCTGCACGAAACCCTCGAAGACGTGCGCGACTGGACGAAGACCTGGTCGGTGTGGGTGCTGCGGCAGGACCACCGGCTGGTCGGCGCCGTGCGCGCCCGCCTCGACGGGGACAGCTGGGAGATCGGCAGGCTGATGGTCGCGCCGGACCTCGCCGGGCGGGGTCTTGGCCGGCGGCTGCTCGCCCACGCCGAAGCGCACGCGCCCGCCGAAGCCCGCCGGTTCGCCCTGTTCACCGGTGCGCGCAGCGCCCGCAACATCGCGCTCTACCAGCGCGCGGGCTACCGGCTCACCGACGCGCCCGCGGCCTCCGGGCACATCCGCGGCGCGGTCTACCTGGAGAAGGACGTCACACTGAGCGAAAAATCCGGTCCGGCCGCCTGA
- the purH gene encoding bifunctional phosphoribosylaminoimidazolecarboxamide formyltransferase/IMP cyclohydrolase, whose protein sequence is MSTDLGRRPVRRALIGVSDKAGLLDLATGLHAAGVEIVSTGGTAKAIADAGVPVTPVEQVTGFPESLDGRVKTLHPNVHAGLLADQGNPDHVEQLRKLDIAAFDLLVVNLYPFAQTVASGASPEDCVENIDIGGPAMVRAAAKNHGSVAVVVDPASYGWVLERVADGGFEFEDRKRLAARAYAHTAAYDTAVASWFASAYAPADDAGFPDFLGATWERADVLRYGENPHQKAALYKSQNPGLAHAEQLHGKAMSYNNYVDTDAARRAAYDFAEPAVAIIKHANPCGIAIGVDVAEAHRKAHACDPVSAYGGVIATNRPVSREAAEQIAEIFTEVVLAPDFDAEALEILQRKKNIRLLKLPAAPAFPVEFRPISGGVLLQTADAIDAPGDDPANWTLATGAPADENTLRDLEFAWRSLRAVKSNAILLAADGATVGVGMGQVNRVDSSRLAVARAGDRAKGSVGASDAFFPFPDGLEVLVEAGVRAIVQPGGSVRDAEVIAAAEKAGVTMYLTGTRHFAH, encoded by the coding sequence GTGAGCACTGACCTGGGACGGCGCCCGGTCCGCCGGGCGCTGATCGGCGTCTCGGACAAGGCGGGCCTCCTGGACCTCGCGACCGGCCTGCACGCGGCCGGCGTCGAGATCGTCTCCACCGGCGGGACGGCGAAGGCGATCGCCGACGCCGGCGTCCCGGTCACGCCGGTCGAGCAGGTCACCGGCTTCCCGGAGTCGCTGGACGGCCGCGTGAAGACGCTGCACCCGAACGTGCACGCCGGCCTGCTGGCCGACCAGGGCAACCCCGACCACGTCGAGCAGCTGCGCAAGCTGGACATCGCGGCGTTCGACCTGCTCGTGGTGAACCTGTACCCGTTCGCGCAGACCGTCGCCTCCGGCGCGAGCCCCGAGGACTGCGTCGAGAACATCGACATCGGCGGCCCGGCCATGGTCCGCGCCGCGGCGAAGAACCACGGCAGCGTCGCGGTCGTCGTCGACCCGGCGAGCTACGGCTGGGTGCTCGAGCGCGTCGCCGACGGCGGCTTCGAGTTCGAGGACCGCAAGCGCCTCGCGGCCCGGGCGTACGCGCACACGGCCGCGTACGACACGGCGGTCGCTTCGTGGTTCGCCAGTGCGTACGCGCCCGCGGACGACGCCGGCTTCCCGGACTTCCTCGGCGCCACCTGGGAGCGCGCCGACGTCCTGCGCTACGGCGAGAACCCGCACCAGAAGGCCGCGCTGTACAAGAGCCAGAACCCGGGCCTGGCGCACGCCGAGCAGCTGCACGGCAAGGCCATGTCCTACAACAACTACGTCGACACCGACGCCGCCCGCCGCGCCGCGTACGACTTCGCCGAGCCGGCCGTCGCGATCATCAAGCACGCCAACCCGTGCGGCATCGCGATCGGCGTCGACGTCGCCGAAGCGCACCGCAAGGCGCACGCGTGCGACCCGGTTTCGGCCTACGGCGGCGTCATCGCGACGAACCGGCCGGTCAGCCGCGAGGCCGCCGAGCAGATCGCCGAGATCTTCACCGAGGTCGTGCTGGCCCCGGACTTCGACGCCGAAGCGCTGGAAATCCTGCAGCGCAAGAAGAACATCCGCCTGCTGAAGCTGCCGGCCGCCCCGGCGTTCCCGGTCGAGTTCCGCCCGATCTCCGGCGGCGTCCTGCTGCAGACGGCCGACGCGATCGACGCTCCCGGCGACGACCCCGCCAACTGGACGCTGGCCACCGGGGCCCCGGCCGACGAGAACACCCTGCGCGACCTCGAATTCGCGTGGCGCTCGCTGCGCGCGGTCAAGTCCAACGCCATCCTGCTGGCCGCGGACGGCGCGACCGTCGGCGTCGGCATGGGCCAGGTCAACCGGGTCGACTCGTCGCGGCTCGCGGTGGCCCGCGCGGGTGACCGGGCCAAGGGGTCGGTCGGCGCGTCGGACGCGTTCTTCCCGTTCCCGGACGGCCTGGAGGTGCTGGTCGAGGCGGGGGTCCGCGCGATCGTGCAGCCGGGCGGCTCGGTCCGGGACGCCGAAGTCATCGCGGCCGCGGAAAAGGCGGGCGTCACGATGTACCTGACGGGGACGCGGCACTTCGCGCACTGA
- the purN gene encoding phosphoribosylglycinamide formyltransferase, translating into MELPTPVKLVVLASGSGTLLQAVLDATGRSGFPAKVVAVGADRTGIEALTRAERLSIPSFTVRVADHPDRAAWDKALTEAVAAYRPDLVVSAGFMKILGEQFLGRFTVINTHPALLPSFPGMHAVRDALEAGVKVTGSTVHFADAGVDTGPIIAQEAVVVESDDTENVLHERIKAVERRLLVETIERLGRGGCTVDGRKVTFREH; encoded by the coding sequence TTGGAGCTGCCCACTCCGGTGAAGCTCGTCGTGCTCGCGTCGGGCTCCGGCACCCTCCTGCAGGCGGTGCTGGACGCCACCGGGCGGTCCGGCTTCCCGGCCAAGGTCGTCGCCGTCGGCGCCGACCGCACCGGCATCGAAGCCCTCACCCGCGCCGAGCGACTGAGCATCCCGTCGTTCACCGTCCGCGTCGCCGACCACCCCGACCGCGCCGCGTGGGACAAGGCACTGACCGAGGCCGTCGCCGCGTACCGGCCGGACCTGGTCGTCTCGGCGGGGTTCATGAAGATCCTCGGCGAGCAGTTCCTCGGCCGCTTCACGGTGATCAACACCCACCCCGCGCTGCTGCCGTCCTTCCCCGGGATGCACGCGGTCCGCGACGCCCTCGAAGCCGGTGTCAAGGTCACCGGCTCGACCGTGCACTTCGCGGACGCCGGGGTCGACACCGGGCCGATCATCGCCCAGGAGGCGGTCGTCGTGGAGAGCGACGACACGGAGAACGTCCTGCACGAACGGATCAAGGCCGTCGAACGCAGGCTGCTGGTGGAAACGATCGAGCGACTCGGCCGCGGTGGCTGCACCGTGGACGGACGAAAGGTGACATTTCGTGAGCACTGA